The DNA sequence TGGATAATTGTGAATTAAAGAAGGTGAATGAAAAAAGTTATAGAAATCTGTTTAATGTTATTTTTCAAGATTTTAATTTATATGCGTTTTCTATTAAGGATAATATTGTTGCCGGAAAAGAAAAAAATGATGATATGATAAGGGAAGTACTAAAAAAGGTAAATTTGTATGAAAGAGTACAGAAGTTGCCGGAAAAAGAAGGTACACCGTTATTTTCATATGATGAAAATGGTATTAACATGAGTGGAGGAGAACTCCAAAGATTGGCGATTGCAAGAGGTTTGTATAAGAATGCACCAATGTGGATAATGGACGAGCCGACATGTGCATTAGATCCAATTAGCGAAGCAGAGATTTTTGATAATTTAAAAAATATATTAGGCAATAAGCCATGTATTTTTATTTCACATCGATTAAGCAGTTGCCAGATGAGCGATAATATACTGGTTCTTTCAAATGGGAAGATAGAAGAACAGGGAACTCATAAAGAATTATTAAAAAAATCAGGTTTATATGCAACTATGTGGGAAAAGCAGGCAAAATATTTTAAGGAAGGATAACATTAGAGGTATAATGGTATCATAATTTAAGACACTTCCTGAGACAAATCTTAATGAATTTGATATACTTTTATTATCAATCAGAAAGAAGGAAAAATTATGTCTCGTACAAGAAGAAATTTTACAGCTCAGTTCAAAGCAAAACTCGTATTGGAAGTGCTTAAAGGTGAAAAAGATATAAATACAATAGCTACTGAAAACAATATTCAGCCAAACTTACTCCGTAACTGGAAGAAAGAATTCCTAGACAATGCCTCTGTTGTCTTTGATGACAAAAGAGAAGAAAATATCAAGGAAAAGCTTGCATCGGAACGCAAGGAAAAAGCTGAATATGCGAAAAAGGTTGGTCAACTCACCATGCAGGTGGATTGGCTCAAAAAAAAATCTGAAGAATTGCTTGGACCTGACTACGAGAGTAAATTTAGTAAAAAACCATTCGAAGAATAAGGAAAGCAATCTTCCGGTTTCTGTTGTTGCGAAGCTTGCTAGCATTAACAGAACAAGTATTTATTACAAAGGAACACCTATTTCTGATGAAGAACTTGAATGTAAACGAATCATAGATCGGCTTCACACGGATAATCCGACATGGGGTGCCAGACAGATGTCTTCCCAGCTTAAGCAACGTGGATATAAAGTCGGTAGACGCAAAGCACGCAGATACATGGATGAAATGGGTATTAACCCAGTATATCCGAAGCCAAATCTTTCAAAACGTTTGAAACAGGCACAGGTTGTTCCATATTTACTTAGAAATGCCGTCATAGATCGTCCTAATCAGGCATGGTCAATCGACATTACATATATTCCAATGAAGCATGGTTTCTTGTATTTAACAGCCATTATAGACTGGCATAGCCGTTGTATCGTAGGCTGGGAACTGGATGATACTTTGGATACACGTGCCTGCATAGAGGCCTGTGAAAAAGCATTCAAAGTTGCAAAACCAGAAATTCTCAACTCAGATCAAGGCTGCCAATTTACCAGTCAGAAATACAAGGATTTTCTCAAGGCAAACAAAATCAAGCAAAGCATGGATGGAAAAAGCCGTTGGGCTGACAACATCATGATTGAACGCTGGTTCCGTACATTCAAGTACGAAGAAGCATATCTTACCGAATGGAAAAATATCAAAGAGGCACGCCAGGCTATCGCTGCTTATATTCATAAGTACAACTTTGATCGTTGCCATTCTGCAATCGGTAATGTTCCTCCAGCATCCGTATACTATCCAGCTATGCTATATGAAGCCGCTAAGGAGGCTGCTTAATTGTAGAATGTCACTGGGGAGAATCTATCTTCCTCTAACCATGGATATCAGTTCATTATAAAAGTCTTAGATTTTTGTCTTGACAACTGAACCATTATAAGAAGATATATGGTTTGGTGAAGGAATTGCATGTTATGGAGCACTTCAGGTAGAAGAATATTGTGGTGTAGACATTAAAAGTTATAAGGATGTGGATTATTTTTTTGTGTTAGCAAAAATGTTAGAAAGTGCAGATACAGAAGAAACTAAAAAAATTCTGGAATTATATAAAAATGCAGGTGGCTCCATGGAAGAAAAAGAATTTAATCATACCTTGTTTAATGATATTTATGTTCATGAAAATATAGAAAAATATGGATTAGAAATAGCCATTCAAAATTATGATTATCCTTATTATGAATCATTTATCAATTATCTGATAGAAAACTATTCTTTAGAGGATGTGATTGAGGTAGTGACAAAACATCAGACAGTGGAAGAAACTTTCGGTAAAAATTTTGAAGAATTACAGCAGGAGTGGATGAATAGAAAATAGATTTGATTTTGTAAAAGAATTATGAAGAAAAAATTAATCATTATTTTGTGTAATTGAATAATTTAAAAAAGAAATTATAATCGAAATTAAAATACACAACGTAAGGAAGTGACAGAATGAAACTACATATCAAGCAGGGAATAAAAAGTATTTTTAGAACACCAAAAATAGGTGTTTTATTTTGCGTATTTTTTATATTTATGGATATTATTCTGGGAACCAGTTTAGTTTTTATTCATATGATTCAGGAATTTAAAAATCAGTGCAAAGATGAGTATAGCACAA is a window from the Roseburia sp. 499 genome containing:
- a CDS encoding transposase, with product MSRTRRNFTAQFKAKLVLEVLKGEKDINTIATENNIQPNLLRNWKKEFLDNASVVFDDKREENIKEKLASERKEKAEYAKKVGQLTMQVDWLKKKSEELLGPDYESKFSKKPFEE
- a CDS encoding IS3 family transposase; this translates as MRKRLVNSPCRWIGSKKNLKNCLDLTTRVNLVKNHSKNKESNLPVSVVAKLASINRTSIYYKGTPISDEELECKRIIDRLHTDNPTWGARQMSSQLKQRGYKVGRRKARRYMDEMGINPVYPKPNLSKRLKQAQVVPYLLRNAVIDRPNQAWSIDITYIPMKHGFLYLTAIIDWHSRCIVGWELDDTLDTRACIEACEKAFKVAKPEILNSDQGCQFTSQKYKDFLKANKIKQSMDGKSRWADNIMIERWFRTFKYEEAYLTEWKNIKEARQAIAAYIHKYNFDRCHSAIGNVPPASVYYPAMLYEAAKEAA